One genomic window of Limanda limanda chromosome 16, fLimLim1.1, whole genome shotgun sequence includes the following:
- the LOC133021252 gene encoding uncharacterized protein LOC133021252, with the protein MALAVIEKITRKCHEIERALTQGICGERERRSIESCERNLGRIEDLLSPETNNELKSSLAELKNLVGTHFQAGEDRSFSVGRIRSGRTGRPAIDVTREQIEFLLAQGNTIAKTAEILGCSSSFLYKKSKLMGIPVRSMRPAIDDGGLEQHVRQLQGQYPNSGNEIIRALLRTRGVFVTQSRVREMLTRVNPTAAARRWSRTVARRVYHVPYPNSLWHIDGNMRLIRWGFVTHGAIDGYSRLITYLSCSTDNRSTTVLSQFLKATCLYALPSRVRSDHGGENILVALFMHLVQGLEHRGFITGRSVHNQRIERLWRDVFLHVLQHFYHMFYSLEDSEVLNPDNDVHRLSLHIVYLPEIQKRLEQFRQAWNLHPLRTENNRTPTQLWTEGMLRNIATDSTAVNNVFGENPYSDQNIEAILAQYGIQTLPTLDEEEFPAVRVEPPQLILTRQQQTSVHNAIQHFSDLKIKYQVCCTAIVSILQTDQV; encoded by the exons ATGGCGTTGGCTGTAATCGAAAAAATCACCAGAAAATGCCATGAAATTGAACGAGCCCTCACACAGGGGatttgtggagagagagaacgtcGTTCGATTGAAAGCTGTGAAAGAAATCTCGGAAGAATTGAAGATTTGCTATCACCAGAGACCAACAACGAACTCAAAAGCAGTTTGGCTGAACTGAAAAATCTAGTAGGCACACATTTCCAGGCTGGGGAAGACCGAAGTTTCTCTGTCGGGCGCATTCGTTCAG ggAGAACAGGCCGACCAGCTATTGATGTTACCAGAGAACAGATAGAATTTCTGCTGGCGCAAGGCAATACAATTGCAAAAACTGCTGAAATACTTGGGTGTTCCTCATCATTTCTGTACAAGAAGTCAAAGTTGATGGGTATACCTGTCAGAAGTATGCGGCCTGCAATAGATGATGGTGGACTAGAACAACATGTGAGGCAACTTCAGGGCCAATATCCTAATTCTGGAAATGAG ATTATTCGAGCCCTGTTGCGCACACGGGGTGTCTTTGTTACACAGTCCAGAGTGCGTGAGATGTTGACACGGGTGAATCCAACTGCTGCTGCAAGGAGATGGAGCCGGACAGTTGCAAGACGTGTTTATCATGTACCTTACCCCAACAGTTTGTGGCACATTGATGGGAACATGCGTCTGATAAG ATGGGGCTTTGTCACTCATGGTGCAATTGATGGATACTCCCGTCTGATTACTTacctcagctgcagcacagacaatCGTTCCACAACAGTGCTTTCTCAGTTTTTGAAAGCAACCTGCCTCTACGCCCTACCATCAAGAGTTAGATCTGACCATGGTGGTGAAAACATCCTTGTGGCTTTATTCATGCATCTAGTTCAAGGACTTGAACACAGAGGTTTCATAACCGGACGATCAGTTCACAATCAGAGAATTGAACGCCTTTGGCGTGATGTATTTTTGCATGTGTTGCAGCACTTTTACCATATGTTCTACTCCTTAGAGGATTCAGAGGTTCTAAACCCAGATAATGATGTCCACAGACTATCACTGCATATTGTTTATCTTCCGGAGATCCAGAAAAGACTGGAGCAGTTTAGACAGGCCTGGAACCTCCATCCGTTGAGAACAGAAAATAATCGCACACCAACTCAACTCTGGACAGAGGGCATGCTCAGAAATATTGCCACAGACAGCACAGCTGTCAACAATGTGTTTGGGGAAAATCCCTACAGCGACCAAAACATTGAGGCCATCCTAGCGCAGTACGGAATTCAAACACTGCCTACACTTGACGAGGAAGAGTTCCCAGCTGTAAGGGTAGAGCCACCTCAACTCATCCTCACTCGGCAACAACAGACATCTGTGCACAATGCAATCCAACACTTTTCTGATCTGAAGATTAAATATCAGGTGTGCTGTACTGCAATTGTCAGTATTTTGCAAACTGATCAGGTATAG